Below is a genomic region from Palaemon carinicauda isolate YSFRI2023 chromosome 31, ASM3689809v2, whole genome shotgun sequence.
CTCTGCAGTATCTCTGTCAAGTCTTGAGGGTCAAATTTTCGATGAACATGATGCACGGATGAGACCTCCGATGCAGACCGGTCTCCAGTAGGACCGAAAGCCACCCAACCAAGCTTGGTTAGGTAGGCGGATGGCTCATTGGCAGTGCCGTGGCGATGCTCCAGAATGACTCGATTCAGGGTCGTGCCTAACCCGATCACGAGCTCGACCTGTTCGGGGTCAGTTGGCATACTTTGCAGCTCTACGTCTACCATGTGTGGCCATCTCTTCAGCCAGTCCGAAGGCATTATGTAGTCCGTCGACACATTAATTTTGTCAGTAACAAAGACTTCTTTTACTCGTTCTCCCTCCTCACCTCCGTTGATGTTACCAAGGGTGAGTTGGACCACTTCCTTGCAGGCGAACGTACCGGCCTCTGTCACCATGGTCTGGTTGCAAGGCCTTCCCGTTACACCTAGCCCATCTATTAGGCTCCTTGCGGCTAATGTGGGTGCGGCTCCTCCATCTATGAAGCCGACCGTAGTGCATGTTCCGTTCACCATGACTGGGATAAGCTTCAACATTGTACGACCATCCGGTCGTTGGTCAGTGGACATGGCGTGTACGTGCCCCGTCGTCGCAGGAGTCCCAGCCTCTGGAGCGGTTTTGGTGTTAGTTCTATCAGGTGGTGCATTGCTAGTTGTCCCGGCCTCCGCTTTAGGCTTGTCAGATGTCTTGGACACAGTTGCTCTCTTGGAGTTTGCACTGTCCCTTGGAGGGGTTTTCTTCACATAGTGCAAGAACGTGTGATGCGTCCCCAAGCCGCACTTGCCACACGTAGATTCTTCTTCACAGGCTTTGTGATTGTGCGTGACATTTAGGCATCTGAAGCAGAGTTTGGCATCCACCACAGCATTCCAGCGGTTATCCAAATTGAGGCTTTGGAATCGGTGGCACGACTGTATTCTGTACTTATTTTTATTGCAGCTCAATTCTAGTGTAATTTGCATCCAGTGCTGCCTTCACCTTCTTTAGGTAAGAAGCGTAGTTCATTAAACCTTCGCTATCACCTGCTGGGATTTCCTTCCATTCGAGAAGCTGACGAATAAAAGCTTCGGTAGCATCGACTTCTCTGCCGTAGAATTCACTCAGCTGCTTCCAAGCTTCATCGTGCCCAGTTGTCGGTGACAGGTGCAAGCAGTGCTCAACCAAGTTTCTCGGAGGCCCATCTAGGATATGATACAAGTGGTTCAGCCTGCGCTCGGGGTCCGAGGTATTGTTCTCAATGTACCATTTGAAGGACATCTTGAACCAATTAAATTTGGTGAAGTCGCCTCCAAAGCGCTCAAGTTTAGTAGGTGGTAACAGCGTTGTCCGCGCCAACTCATTGCTGCTAGCAAGAGTGCATTCAAGTGCCGTAAGCACTTGAGAGTTGTTGGTCAAGGGGTCAGTGACAGAGGGTTCAAACGTGGCATGTCGTGGTGCGAAAGGAGTTGAGGTGGGATCCAATGTCCGTGAGTGGACTTCCATGGGTGTAGAAAGGCATTCTAGTCCTCTTGTATGTTCTACAGGGTCCAATGTCCACATAGCACTTGGGTCA
It encodes:
- the LOC137624668 gene encoding uncharacterized protein, with amino-acid sequence MKTEHESRINQWRLSVAHHHENDPSAMWTLDPVEHTRGLECLSTPMEVHSRTLDPTSTPFAPRHATFEPSVTDPLTNNSQVLTALECTLASSNELARTTLLPPTKLERFGGDFTKFNWFKMSFKWYIENNTSDPERRLNHLYHILDGPPRNLVEHCLHLSPTTGHDEAWKQLSEFYGREVDATEAFIRQLLEWKEIPAGDSEGLMNYASYLKKVKAALDANYTRIELQ